From the Daucus carota subsp. sativus chromosome 8, DH1 v3.0, whole genome shotgun sequence genome, one window contains:
- the LOC108197624 gene encoding GATA transcription factor 15 translates to MVDLSDKGSDSEEMMINEASNQLKTCVDCGTSKTPLWRGGPAGPKSLCNACGIRSRKRRRALLGLNKDDKKPKKNAADEAINSNNDDTMVDCLKRKLMALGSEVVIQRPRSSISKQRRKMSEEEQAAMLLMALSCGSVFA, encoded by the exons ATGGTGGATTTGAGTGATAAG GGATCGGATTCTGAGGAGATGATGATTAATGAAGCTTCGAATCAGCTGAAAACATGTGTTGATTGTGGTACTTCGAAAACCCCTCTTTGGAGAGGCGGCCCAGCTGGCCCTAAG TCATTGTGTAATGCTTGTGGGATCAGAAGCCGAAAGAGGAGAAGGGCTTTATTGGGATTGAACAAAGATGACAAGAAGCCCAAGAAGAATGCAGCTGATGAGGCAATCAATTCCAACAATGATGATACAATGGTGGACTGTTTGAAGAGGAAATTGATGGCTCTGGGGAGTGAGGTGGTGATTCAGAGACCGCGATCATCGATATCGAAGCAGAGGAGAAAGATGAGTGAAGAAGAACAAGCAGCTATGTTGTTGATGGCTCTCTCTTGTGGCTCTGTTTTTGCTTAA